From the Lathyrus oleraceus cultivar Zhongwan6 chromosome 4, CAAS_Psat_ZW6_1.0, whole genome shotgun sequence genome, one window contains:
- the LOC127076732 gene encoding plasma membrane ATPase 1 → MVEGTMSLDAVIKEAVDLENIPIEEVFDNLKCTKDGLTSEEVQERLDMFGYNKLEEKKESKILKFLGFMWNPLSWVMEAAALMAIAMAHGGGKRGDYQDFVGIIILLIINSTISFIEENNAGNAAAALMARLAPKAKVLRDGKWSEEDASVLVPGDIVSIKLGDIIPADARLLEGDPLKIDQSALTGESLPVTKHPGEGVYSGSTCKQGEIEAVVIATGVHTFFGKAAHLVENTTHVGHFQQVLTSIGNFCICSIAIGMIIEIIVIYGVHGYGYRNGIDNLLVLLIGGIPIAMPTVLSVTMAIGSHKLSQQGAITKRMTAIEEMAGMDVLCSDKTGTLTLNKLTVDKEMIEVFAKGVGKDLVVLMAARASRMENQDAIDCAIVSMLADPKEARAGIKEVHFLPFNPTDKRTALTYIDGAGNMHRVSKGAPEQILNLAQNKAEIERKVHAMIDKFAERGLRSLGIARQEVPEGSKESAGGPWEFVALLPLFDPPRHDSAETIRRALDLGVSVKMITGDQLAIGKETGRRLGMGTNMYPSSSLLGENKDQLGAVSIDDLIEKADGFAGVFPEHKYEIVKRLQARKHICGMTGDGVNDAPALKIADIGIAVADSTDAARSASDIVLTEPGLSVIISAVLTSRAIFQRMKNYTIYAVSITIRIVLGFMLLNSFWSFDFPPFMVLIIAILNDGTIMTISKDRVKPSPLPDSWKLSEIFATGVILGTYLALMTVIFFYIVFETNFFPDHFGVKHFRPDLHAPVTEEMKAMLASAVYLQVSTISQALIFVTRSRGWSYTERPGLLLVFAFVIAQLVATVISAQANWEIAGIRSIGWGWAGVIWLFNTVTYVFLDPLKFAVAYQQSGRAWNLVVNQRTAFTNKNDFGKESREAAWAAEQRTLHGLRSVELKGFAEKHNHREMNTMADEAKRRAELARLRELHTLKGRVESFAKLRGLDIDMNGHYTV, encoded by the exons atggtGGAAGGGACTATGTCTCTTGATGCTGTTATAAAGGAAGCTGTTGATTTG GAGAACATTCCTATTGAGGAGGTATTTGATAATCTAAAATGCACAAAAGATGGTTTAACCTCTGAGGAAGTACAAGAGAGGCTTGACATGTTTGGATACAATAAACTTGAAGAAAAAAAG GAAAGTAAAATACTGAAGTTTTTAGGGTTTATGTGGAATCCTTTGTCATGGGTTATGGAAGCTGCTGCTCTCATGGCCATTGCTATGGCACATGGAGGG GGAAAACGAGGAGATTATCAAGATTTTGTTGGCATAATTATTTTGCTAATTATAAACTCAACCATAAGTTTCATAGAAGAAAATAATGCTGGTAATGCAGCTGCTGCCCTTATGGCAAGATTGGCTCCAAAAGCAAag GTACTTCGTGACGGAAAATGGAGCGAAGAAGATGCTTCGGTATTGGTCCCTGGAGACATAGTCAGCATCAAGCTAGGGGACATCATTCCTGCCGACGCACGTCTCCTTGAAGGTGATCCTTTGAAGATTGATCAG TCTGCTCTTACCGGAGAGTCACTCCCTGTGACTAAACATCCCGGAGAAGGAGTATATTCTGGTTCAACTTGCAAGCAAGGAGAAATTGAAGCCGTAGTCATAGCAACTGGAGTTCACACATTTTTCGGAAAGGCGGCTCATCTCGTCGAAAACACAACACACGTTGGACATTTCCAACAG GTTTTGACATCTATTGGAAATTTCTGCATCTGTTCAATTGCTATTGGAATGATTATTGAAATCATTGTGATATACGGTGTCCACGGATACGGTTACAGAAATGGTATTGATAACCTTCTAGTGCTACTAATTGGAGGAATCCCTATTGCAATGCCAACTGTTCTTTCAGTTACAATGGCTATTGGCTCACATAAGTTATCTCAGCAG GGTGCTATAACAAAGAGAATGACTGCTATTGAAGAAATGGCTGGAATGGATGTGTTATGCAGTGACAAAACAGGCACATTAACTCTTAACAAGCTTACAGTGGACAAGGAAATGATTGAG GTTTTTGCCAAAGGTGTTGGCAAGGATTTGGTTGTACTTATGGCTGCAAGAGCATCAAGGATGGAGAACCAAGATGCAATTGATTGCGCAATCGTTTCAATGTTGGCAGACCCAAAGGAG GCACGAGCTGGAATAAAAGAAGTTCATTTCCTTCCGTTTAATCCAACTGATAAAAGAACTGCCCTTACATACATTGATGGTGCTGGTAATATGCACAGGGTTAGCAAAGGTGCACCAGAGCAG ATTCTCAATCTTGCACAAAACAAGGCAGAAATCGAACGGAAGGTTCATGCGATGATTGACAAGTTTGCAGAACGTGGACTTCGTTCTCTTGGGATTGCAAGACAG GAAGTACCGGAGGGAAGTAAGGAAAGTGCAGGAGGACCATGGGAGTTTGTTGCTCTTCTCCCTCTTTTTGACCCTCCGAGACATGATAGCGCAGAAACAATCAGAAGAGCTCTTGATCTTGGCGTTAGTGTCAAAATGATCACTG GTGATCAACTCGCAATAGGTAAGGAAACGGGAAGGCGTCTAGGGATGGGGACTAACATGTATCCTTCTTCATCACTGCTCGGTGAAAATAAAGATCAATTAGGTGCTGTTTCCATTGATGATCTCATTGAGAAAGCTGACGGTTTTGCTGGTGTCTTTCCTG AGCACAAGTATGAGATTGTGAAGAGGTTACAAGCTAGAAAGCACATTTGCGGGATGACTGGTGATGGAGTAAATGATGCACCTGCCTTAAAGATAGCTGACATAGGTATTGCAGTAGCAGATTCTACAGACGCTGCGCGAAGTGCTTCTGACATAGTGCTGACAGAACCTGGTTTAAGTGTCATCATAAGTGCAGTTTTAACTAGCCGCGCAATTTTTCAGAGGATGAAGAACTACACA ATATATGCCGTATCTATCACTATTCGTATAGTG CTAGGTTTCATGTTACTCAACAGCTTTTGGAGTTTTGACTTTCCACCATTTATGGTTCTTATCATTGCCATTCTCAATGATG GTACCATCATGACAATATCTAAAGATAGGGTTAAGCCTTCTCCACTCCCTGATAGTTGGAAGCTAAGTGAAATTTTCGCAACTGGGGTTATTCTTGGAACCTATCTGGCTCTAATGACAGTGATCTTCTTCTATATAGTTTTCGAAACAAATTTCTTTCCT GACCATTTTGGAGTGAAACACTTCCGCCCCGATCTACACGCTCCTGTCACTGAAGAAATGAAAGCGATGCTGGCTTCAGCTGTCTATCTTCAAGTCAGTACAATTAGTCAAGCCTTAATCTTTGTGACACGGTCCAGGGGATGGTCCTATACAGAAAGACCGGGTCTTTTGCTTGTTTTTGCCTTTGTTATTGCTCAGCTG GTTGCAACTGTTATATCAGCACAGGCCAATTGGGAAATTGCGGGAATAAGAAGCATAGGTTGGGGCTGGGCAGGAGTCATTTGGTTGTTCAATACTGTAACTTATGTTTTTCTTGATCCTTTAAAGTTTGCCGTTGCTTACCAACAAAGCGGAAGGGCTTGGAATCTGGTCGTAAACCAAAGA ACTGCATTTACCAACAAAAATGATTTCGGTAAAGAATCTCGCGAGGCTGCATGGGCTGCTGAGCAGAGAACCTTGCACGGTCTTCGCTCTGTTGAGTTGAAAGGG